AGCTGGCGAAGGGGCGGCGCGCCAGCGGGTCGCTCGCGGTGTCAGCGGAGGGCTGCGTGCGCGGCGCCCTGCCGGCCGGGCCGCTGCTGCTCAGCACCTATCTCCGCCTGAAGCCGGGCGGGAATTTCGTGACGCTGATCCAGGACATCGACCTTCGCGGGCTGCTCGCCCAGGCCGGCTCGGACGAGAGCGCCATGAAGCCTTGCGAAAATTGAAACCCTGCGAAAATTGAAACCCTGCGCCCGTCAGGCGGGGCTCAGGCCTCCTCGGCCGTTGGAATCTCCACCTCCATCGCCTCGTGGCCGGTGAGGCGGAAGAAGGCGCGCAGGGCGTCCGGTGTGAGCACGGTGGTGCGGGCATTGGTGAGCGGGTGGCAGCCCACGAGATCGGCGCGCATGAGCGCGGCGTCGATGGCGAAGCGGACCCGGCCGTCGGTGTCGTTGGCGAGCGCGAGCAGGCTCACCGAGCCGGGCAGGATGCCGAGATGCTCCATGAGCGCCTCGGGCGAGGCGAAGGACAGCGAGCCTTTTGCCCCGAGCGGCCCGCGCAGCGCCTTGAGGTTCACCGGGGTGTCCTCGGCCAGCGTCAGCAGGAAATAGGTTTTCTTCCCGTCGCGCAGAAACAGGTTCTTGGTGTGGGCGCCGGGAATGTCGCCGCGCAGCGCCTGCGATTCGGCCACCGTATGCACGGGCGGGTGATCATAGGTGGTGCCGGGGATGTCGTTCTGCGCGAGGAAAGCGAGAAGGGTATCGGGCGTGTGGGGCGTGTCGGACTTTTGGGTCATGGGCCGGTCGGGGCGGGAGGCAGGGGAAGCCAGCCTTAGACCCGTCCCGCCGCCTCGGGCAAGCCGACTACCGGCTTAAGGATCCCTGATCGGCCGCCCGCTCCAGCGGAGCCGGCGGCCTGTTGGATCAGCGGAGCTGGGTGAGGCAGGCGCCGGCCGCCTCGGCGGCGGGGCGGGCGTTGCTCATGGAGACGGCGCCGGACTGGACCAGGGCCTTGGTCTTCTCGGTCACGAGCGCGCGGGGGTCGGAAGCGCCGGCAAAGCCCGGCGCAGCGGCGGCATAGATCGCCTTGGCGTCGGCACCGAGGCCGGCGGCGCACTGGTCGGCGGCCGCCTTGTCGGCGAGCGCCGGGGCGGCGCAGGCGAGGGTGAGGGCAGCGGCGCAGAGCAGGGACTTCATGGGGTGTTGCCTCCAGTGGATTTCAGAACACGCGCGATCAGCGCACGCCGACGCGGTTCACCGGGCCGCCGGCATTCACGCCGGCTCCGGGCGCGACGCCGACACCGCGCGCACCGACGCCGACGCCGGGGGTGACGCCCACGCCGGGTGCACCTGCACCGGGCACGCAGCCGGCAGGATAGCCGGGCCGGGTGCAATAGACAGCAGCGCGCGCCGCGGGGGCCGCCGGACGGGCGACGCAGCCCTTCGGCACACCAACCGCCCTGCAATAGACCACGGCACCGGCCGGGGCGGTCGTCGCAAGCGTGACGACGGCGGCCGGAGGCAGCGCGGCGAGAGTTGCGGCAAGGAAAGCGGAACGTGTCAGCAGGCGCAGTCGCATGGGCGGCCTCGGCATCCTCAGAAGACACCTGTGCGTGACGCCCGGGGTGACATCGCGCCGAGGTGACTCCCGGTGACCTAGACGCCATCCTGTCATACCGCAATGGCGATTCTTGGCCTGACTGACGTCGGGTCGCTGCGGAACGACGAAGCGGAGGCGCGGGTGCCGGAACGGTTGGTGGTGCGGGTAGATCCGGCGGTGGATTGGATCGATGACGCGTGCGGACCGGAGGCGCGGGCTGCGCTCGCCGCCCATCCCGCCTTCCGGCCGGCGGTGGCGCGCCTCGTCGGCGAGATCAGCGCGCTATACAGCGGCAACCGCCTGCTCAATCGCCTGCTCAGTGATCGCGGCCGCAACATGCTGGGCCTGCTGGTGCTCTATCTCGATGCCCTGCCGCCAGCGGAGGGCGGCGGGCTCACCGCCGCGCGAATCGTCGCCCTGTGTACCGCCACCGGCGTCTGCAGCCGGGGCCGGGCGAAGGCGATGCTCGCCCTCATGCGCTGGGGCGGCTATCTGGCGTCGGCGGCGCCGACCGAGGACCGCCGGGTGAAGCCGCTGATGCCGCAGGCCAAGCTCGTCGCGCTCCAGCACAAGCGCTGGCGTCTCGTCTTCGAGGCCGGCAGCGCGCTCGATCCCGAACTCGCCCGGCTCGCTCCCCGGCTGGATGAGGAAACCTTCACGCGGTGTCTCGCGATCCTGTTGGGCGAGGCCTTCATCGCCGGCTTCCGGCCCGTCTCGGCCGCGATGGAGCTGGAGGATCTGGTGGATCGCGACGGCGGACTGATGGTGCTGATCGCCCTGCTGACCGCCGAGGGCTCCGGCACCGAGCCGCCCTCCATCGCCGATCTCTCGCGTCGTTTCCACCTGTCGCGGGCGCATGTGCTCGATCTGCTGCGGCTCAGCGAGGAGCGCGGACTGGTGGAGCGGGGCGCGCGCGGCACCGGCCGGCTCTCCCCTCTCGGCCGGGACGCGCTGGAGCGCTTCTTCGCCTGCATCTTCGCGGTGATGGGCGGGGCCGCCCGCGCCGCCGAGGCCCGTCTTCGCGTCTCGTGAAATCACCTTCGCCCGGAACGAGCTTTCGCTCCTGCACAATTTCCTTAAGACTAAGGTCGAAAGAGATGTGCGCCGCAGCGCGGCCGGTTTCGGGGGAAGACCATGACGGGTTTGGCACGATCAAGCGGCGTCGCGCCGCGCGCTGAGGATGTGAAGGACCAGCCGCTGCGTGACGATATCCGGCTGCTCGGCCGCATCCTCGGCGACACCGTGCGCGACCAGGAGGGCGGCGAGGTGTTCGACCTCGTGGAGCGCATCCGGCAATTGTCCATCCGCTTCCACCGCGACGACGACCAGGCGGCCCGCGACGAACTGGGCGCCCTGCTGGGCGCCCTGCCGGCGGACCGATCCCTCGATACCATTCGCGCCTTCAGCTATTTCTCCCACCTCGCGAACATCGCCGAGGACCAGCACCACATCCGCCGCAACCGCGCCCATGCCATCGCCGGCTCGGCGCCGCGCGCGGGCAGCCTCGCCAATGCCTTCTCCCGCGCCGAGCAGATGGGGATCGGCCGCGCGGCGTTGGCGGACTTCTTCTCCGGGGCGCTCATGAGCCCTGTGCTCACCGCTCACCCTACCGAGGTGCGGCGCAAGAGCACGCTCAACCGCGAGATGGAGATCGCCGCTGAACTCGACCGCCGCGAGCGCGTGGTGCCCACGCCGCAGGAGCGGGAGGAGGGCGAGGAGATCCTGCGCCGCGCGGTGCTGACCCTGTGGCAGACGGCGCTGCTGCGCCGCATCAAGCTGACCGTGCTGGACGAGGTGGCGAACGGCCTCTCCTATTATGACTACACCTTCCTCACCGAGGTGCCGCGCCTCTATTGCGCCATCGAGGATCGCCTCGCGGAAGAGGGCGGCGAATTGGATTTGCCCTCCTTCCTGCGCATCGGCAGCTGGATCGGCGGGGACCGCGACGGCAATCCCTTCGTCACCGCCCATGTGCTGAAGGAGACGGTGCGGCTGCACCGCGACCGCATTCTCGCCCATTACGAGGAGGAGCTGGTCGCGCTCGGGGCGGAACTGTCCCTCGCCCAGCGCCTCGTCAGCGTTTCCGAGGCCCTCACCGAACTCGCGTCCCGCTCCCCGGACCGCTCCCAGGAGCACCGGGAGGAGCCTTATCGCCTCGCCCTCGCCTATGTGCTGGAGCGCCTGCGCCAGACCGCCCGCAAACTGCGCGGCGAGCCCCTGTCGGCCGAAGGGCTCGCCCCCTATGCCACGGCGCAGGAGTTCCGCGCCGATCTCGACGTGATCGACGAGTCGCTCGTCGCCAACGGTTCGAAGGTGCTGGCGCGCGGGCGGCTGCGCCTGCTGCGGCGGGCGGCGGACTGCTTCGGCTTCCATCTCGCCTGCATCGACCTCCGGCAGAATTCGGACGTGCATGAGCGCGTCATCGCCGAGCTCTTGGAAAAGGCTGTGCCGGGCACGAACTATGCGGGCCTCGACGAGGAGGCCCGCATCGCCGTGCTCCTCCGGGAGCTGGCGACGCCGCGCCCGCTTGCCTCACCCTTCATCGCCTATTCGGAAGAGACCTGCTCGGAGCTCGACATCCTGCGCGAGGCAGCCACCGCGCACCGGGCACTGGGGCGCGAGGTGATCCCCAACGCCATCATCTCCAAGGCCGAGGGCGTTTCAGACCTCCTCGAACTGGCGCTGCTGCTGAAGGAAGTCGGCCTCGTCTCCAGCGACGGGGCGGGCGGTCTCGCCAGCGCGGTGAACATCATCCCCCTGTTCGAGACCATTTCGGACCTGAAGGCCTGCGCCGGCGTGATGGACCGCGCCTTCGCCATTCCCGCCTATCGCAAGCTGGTGGAAAGCCGCGGCGCCGAGCAGGAGGTGATGCTCGGCTATTCGGATTCCAACAAGGACGGCGGCTTCGTCACCTCCGGCTGGGAATTGTACAAGGCGGAGATCGGTCTCATCGAGGTGTTCGGGGCGCACAAGGTCCGGCTTCGCCTGTTCCACGGGCGCGGCGGCTCGGTGGGGCGCGGCGGCGGGCCGAGCTATGACGCCATCCTCGCCCAGCCGGGCGGGGCGGTGAACGGGCAGATCCGCATCACCGAGCAGGGCGAGATCATTGCCTCCAAATATTCAAACCCGGACGTGGGGCGGCGCAACCTGGAAATCCTGGTCTCGGCGACGCTGGAGGCGTCCCTGCTCCAGCCGCAATACAAGGCGCCGCGCACCGAATTCCTCACCGCCATGGAGGACATCTCGGACACGGCCTTCGCCGCCTATCGCAATCTCGTCTACGAGACCGAGGGCTTCGAGGACTATTTCTGGTCCTCCACCGTCATCAACGAGATCGCGACGCTGAACATCGGGTCGCGCCCGGCCTCGCGCGCCAAGACGCGCTCCATCGAGAAGCTGCGGGCCATTCCGTGGGTGTTCTCCTGGGCCCAGTGCCGGCTGATGCTGCCGGCCTGGTACGGCTTCGGCACGGCGGTGGAGGCGTTCGTGGCGCGGCGGCCGGATTATGGCCTCTCCTTCCTCAAGGCCATGCAACACGAGTGGCCCTTCTTCCGCACGCTCCTGTCCAACATGGACATGGTGCTGGCCAAAAGCTCGCTCGCCATCGCCTCGCGCTATGCGGAACTGGTGCCGGACGTGGAGCTGCGCACCGCCATCTTCGGCCGCATCCGCGCCGAATACGAGCTGACGCTGAAGCACCTGCTCGCCATCATGGACCAGCAGAAGCTGCTGGAGGGCAATCCACTGCTGGACCGCTCCATCCGCAACCGCTTCCCCTATCTCGACCCCCTGAACCACCTGCAGGTGGAACTGCTGCGCCAGCACCGCGCCAGCCCCGGCGACGACCAGGTGCTGCACGGCATCCAGCTCTCCATCAACGGCATCTCGGCCGGCCTGCGCAACTCGGGGTGAAGGCGGCCGGGGGCTGTCCCGTTCCGGCACACATCGGCGGGGAGGCGGGGTCGGGAGGGGGAACGGGGCGTGACCGAATCGCTTCGCGCCCGATTTTCCCGCTCCGTTCTCCTCCAATGCCCCTTTCGCCGGGACGGGCGTGGCGCTCTAATCGAAACGATTAGGGCTCAGGCCCCAACACCAAGAGCCCAAGGGATTTCCCATGCCCCTCACCCTCGGCGTCATCGCCGACGACTATACTGGCGCCTCCGACCTCGCGAACACCCTGTCGAAGGAGGGCGTGCGCACGGTCCAGACCATCGGCGTGCCCGATGCCGCGCTGGCGCTGCCCGATGCGGATGCCGTGGTCGTCTCGCTCAAGAGCCGCTCCATCCCGGCGGATGAGGCGGTGGCGGTGTCGCTGGCGGCTTGTGCGTGGCTGAAATCGCGGGGGGCCTCGCACATCCTGTTCAAGGTCTGCTCCACCTTCGATTCCACCGACGCGGGCAATATCGGGCCGGTCACCGATGCCCTGCGCCTCGCCACCGGCGCGGCCATCGTGCCGGTGACCCCGGCGTTCCCGGAGACCGGGCGCACCGTCTACATGGGCCATCTCTTCGTCGGCGACGTGCCGCTGAACGAGAGCCCACTGAAGGACCATCCCCTCAACCCCATGACCGATTCGGACCTGAAGCGCGTGCTCGCCCGCCAGAGCGCGGGCCGGGTCGGACTGGTGCCGCTGAAGGATGTGGCGGCGGGCGCAGATGCGGTGTCCGCGCGGCTGGAGCATCTGGCGCTGGATGGACGCACGGCGGCCATCGTGGATGCCGTGTTCGACCGGGATCTGGAGGCGGTGGGTATCGCGGCGGCGGCCCTGCCGCTCTCCACCGGCGCGTCGGGCCTCGGCCTCGGGCTGGCGCGCGCGCTCATCGCGGACGGGCGGGTGCTGCGGCAGGCGAGCGACGGCGCGGCGCTGGCGGCGGGCATCGGCGGGCCTGCGGCCGTGGTCGCGGGAAGCTGCTCGAAGGCGACGCTGGAGCAGATTGCCATTGCGGAAGGACAGATGCCGGTGCTGCGGCTCTCCGCCGAACGGCTCGTCACCCATCCCGAGGCGGAGGTCGCCGCCGCTCTGGACTGGGCGAAGGCGCGCCTCGCGTCCGGGCCGGTGCTCATCGCCGCGAGCGGAGCGCCCGAGCAGGTGGCGGAGGTGCAGGCCCGCTTCGGCCGCCATGCGGCGGGCGTCGCCATCGAGCACGGCACGGCGGCGATTTCCGAAGGGCTGGTGGCGGCCGGCGTGCGCCGCCTCGTGCTGGCCGGCGGGGAGACCTCCGGCGCGAGCGTGGACCGGCTGAAGATTCCCGCCTTCCTTGTCGGCCCGGAGATCGCCCCCGGCGTGCCGCTGCTGCGCACCGAGGGCCAACCGGGCGAACCCATGGTGCTGGCGCTGAAATCCGGCAATTTCGGCGGGCCGGACTTCTTCGCGAAGGCGTTGGCGATGATGGGTGTGGCCGTCTGAGGCGGACGCCCAGGGGGGCGCCTCACATCCTCTTGCTTGGCTGCGGCTCCCCTCTCCCCTTGCGGGAGAGGGGTTGGGGGTGAGGGGGCTGGCACCGCAGTCCCGGCCGTTGTGCCAACGGCAGAAAATACCCCTCACCCCGGCCCTCTCCCGCAAGGGGAGAGGGGGATCTCATCTCACTCCCCCGGCTGGAGCGCGTGTGCGGCCGGCTCCTCGCCCGCCGGGGCGTGCCCGTGCTGCGTGAGCGGCCGGTTCCCCGCCAGCCCGCGCAGCATCACGTAGAACACCGGCGTCAGGAAGATGCCGAACACCGTCACGCCGATCATGCCGGCGAACACCGCCGTGCCCATGGCCTGCCGCATCTCCGCACCCGCGCCGATGGAGGTGACGAGGGGCACCACGCCCATGATGAAGGCGAGGGAGGTCATCAGGATGGGCCGCAGCCGGAGCCGGCTTGCCTCGATGGCGGCCTGGACCGGCGTGCGGCCCTCGAATTCCAGCTCGCGGGCGAATTCCACGATCAGGATCGCATTCTTCGCCGAGAGCCCCACCAGCACCACGAGGCCGATCTGGGTGAAGACATTGTTGTCCCCGCCCGCGAGCCACACGCCGGTCATGGCGGCGAAGAGGCCCGTCGGCACGATCATGATGATGGCGAGCGGCAGGACGAGGCTTTCGTATTGCGCCGCCAGCACCAGGAACACTAGGAAGATGGCGAGCGGGAAGACGAACACCGCCGAATTGCCGGCCAGGATGTCCTGGTAGGTCAGTTCGGTCCACTCGAAGGAGAAGCCCTTGGGCAGGGTCTCCTTGGCGATGCGCTCCACCACCTGCTGCGCCTCGCCCGAGGAGAAGCCGGGGGCGGCGCCGCCGTTCACGTCGGCGGAGAGGAAGCCGTTGTAGCGCATGGCCCGCTCCGGTCCCGCCGACGAACGCACCTTGAGCAGCGCGGAGAGCGGGATCATCTCGCCCGTGGCCGAGCGCACCTTCAGCGTGCCCACGTCCTCGGCGCGGGCGCGGAAGGGGGCGTCGGCCTGGACCCGCACGGTGTAGGTGCGGCCGAACTTGTTGAAGTCGTTCACATAGGACGAGCCGAGATAGATCTGCATGGTCTCGAACACGTCGGTGACGGCGACGTTCAGCTGGCGCGCCTTCACCCGGTCGATGTCGGCGAAGAGCTGCGGCACGTTCACCTGATAGGAGGAGAACAGGCCGGCCAGCTCGGGCGCCTGCCGGGCGGCGCCAAGGAAGGCCTTGGTCGCCGCGTCGAGGGCGGCATAGCCGAGGCCGGCGCGATCCTCGATCTGCAGCTTGAAGCCGCCGATGGTGCCGAGCCCCTGCACCGGCGGCGGCGGGAACATGGCGATCATCGCGTCCGGGATGCCGGCGAATTTGCCGTTCAGCTTCATGGCGATGGCGTTGCCGTTCAGCCCCGGGTCGCGCCGCGCCTCGAACTCGTCGAGGCCGACGAAGACGATGCCGGAGTTGGACGAGTTGGTGAAGCCGTTGATGGAGAGGCCGGGGAAGGCGATGGCCGACTTCACGCCCGGCTCCTTCAGGGCGATGTCGCTCATCTTGCGGATCACCTCCTCGGTGCGGTCGAGGGTGGCGCCGTCGGGGAGCTGGGCGAAGCCCACCAGATACTGCTTGTCCTGCCCCGGCACGAAGCCGGGCGGTACCGCCTTGAACAGCACGCCGGTCAGCGCCACCAGCACGATGTAGAGGCCGAGCATCAGCACCTTGTGGCCGATGGTCCGGCGCACCACCGAGCCATAGGCGCTCGACCCGCGCACGAAGGCCTTGTTGAAGCCGCGGAAGAACCAGCCGAATGCAAAGTCCATGACCCGCGTGAGCCGGTCCTTGGGCGCGTCGTGACCCTTCAGCAGCAGCGCCGAGAGGGCCGGCGAGAGGGTCAGCGAGTTGACGGCCGAGATCACTGTCGAGATGGCGATGGTGAGGGCGAACTGCTTGTAGAACTGGCCCGTGAGGCCGGTGATGAAGGCCAGCGGCACGAACACCGCGATCAGCACGAGGGCGATGGCGATGATGGGCCCGGACACCTCCCGCATGGCCTTGTAGGTGGCCTCGCGTGGGGAGAGGCCGCCCTCGATGTTGCGCTCCACATTCTCCACCACGACGATGGCGTCATCCACCACGATGCCGATGGCGAGCACCAGGCCGAACAGCGTCAAGGCATTGATGGAGAAGCCGAACACGTACATCACCGCGAACGTGCCGACGATGGACACCGGCACCGCGAGCAGCGGGATGATGGAGGCCCGCCAGGTCTGGAGGAATACGATCACCACCAGCACCACCAGCGCCACGGCTTCCAGCAGCGTGTGGACCACGGCGTCGATGGAGGCGCGCACGAACTGGGTGGTGTCGTAGACGATGGAATAGTCCACGCCCTCCGGCATGTTCTCCTTGATCTCCTCCATCACCCGCCGCGTGTCGTCGGCGATGCGGATGGCGTTGGAGCCCGGCGCCTGGAAGATCGGCACCGCCACCGCCTGGGTGTTGTTGAGGAGCGAGCGCAGGGCATATTCGGATGCGCCCAGCTCGATGCGCGCCACGTCCTTCAGCAGCACGATCTCGCCGTTGGTGCCGCTCTTCACCACGATGTTGGCGAACTCCTCCTCGTTGGCGAGGCGGCCTTGTGCGTTGATGGAAAGCTGAAGGTCGAGTCCCGGCGCGCCGGGTGATGCGCCGACCACGCCGGCCGCCGCCTGCACGTTCTGGGCGCGGATCTCGCGCACCACGTCGGCGGCGGAAAGGCCGTGCTCGGCCACCTTCTGCGGGTCGAGCCAGATGCGCATGGAATAGTCGCCCGCGCCGAACAATTGCACCTGCCCCACGCCGTCGATGCGGGCGAGGCGGTCCTTCACGTTCAGCACCGCATAATTGCGCAGGTAGGTGGTGTCGTAGCGGTTGTTGGGGGAGATGAGGTGGACGACCATGGTGAGGTCCGGGGAGGACTTCACCGTGGTCACGCCGAGGCGCCGCACTTCTTCCGGCAGGCGGGGCTCCGCCTGCGAGATGCGGTTCTGGACGAGCTGCTGTGCCTTGTCCGGGTCGGTGCCGAGCTTGAAGGTGACGGTCAGCGTCATGATGCCGTCGGTGGTGGCCTGGCTCGACATGTAGAGCATGCCCTCGACGCCGTTGATGGATTCCTCCAGCGGGGTCGAGACGGTCTCGGCGATCACCTTGGGATTGGCGCCGGGATAGGTGGCGCGCACCACCACCTGCGGCGGCACCACCTCGGGATATTCCGAGATGGGCATGGCCCGCATGGCGATGAGGCCGGCGAGGAAGATGAGGACGGAGAGCACGCCGGCGAAGATCGGGCGGTCGATGAAGAATCTGGACAGGTTCATGGAACCCTCCCGCCACGCGGCGGCTGGATGAAAACGGGCGAAACGCGGAACGCAGCCGGCACCCCCGCTGCGGTGCGCGCGGGAATATGTCCGGCAATGGGGGTGAGGGGCTGCACCGGGCGAGGGGGCGTTTACGCCCGGCGCAGCCCTCTCCCGACCCCCTCCGTGCGGGGAGGGGGCGAGGGGGAATTTTCAGCCGTCATCCCCCGGCGTGTCCGGGGGATGGCCCGGGCAAGCCGGGCCATGACGGGCCAGGGTTAGCGGACGGTCGAGGTTGCAGCCTCGCTCACCCGCATGGGGACGGGCTCTGGCGTCACCGCCGCGCCGGGGCGCACGCGGTGCAGGCCGTTGACAACGACGCGCTCACCGGCCGAGAGGCCGTTGGTGACGACGCGCAGGCCGTCCACCGGGGCACCGAGGGTCACCTCGCGCCACACCGCGGTGTTCGAGCCGTCGACCACGAAGACGAACTTCTTGTCCTGGTCGGTGCCCACGGCGCGCTCGCTGACGAGCACCGCCGGCGCGGCCTTGGGCTGGCCCATCTCCAGCCGCACGAACTGGCCGGGCAGGAGCCGCCCGTCCGGATTGGCGAAGCGGGCGCGGACACGCACGGTGCCGGTGCGCGGATCGACCTGATTGTCCACCAGCTGCATGACGCCTTCCACCGGCGGCGTGCCGGCGGCGACGGTCATCAGGACAGGGATCTGGTCGAGCCGGTCGGCCACGTCACCGCCGCCGCCGAGGCCGGCGAGGGCGCGGGCGACGGTGCCCTCGTCAGCGCTGAAGCTGGCGTAGATGGGATCGACCGAGACCAGCGTGGTCAGCACCGGCGCGCCGGGGCCGGCGGCAACGAGATTGCCCACTGTGATCTCCGACTTGCCGACGCGGCCCGAAACCGGGGCGCGGACCTTGGTGTAGGAGAGATTGAGCTTCGCCGCCGCGAGCTTCGCCTGCGCGGCCCTCAGGCCGGCCTCGGCGGCGCGCTGGCCGTTGAGGCGTTCGTCCAGGGTGCTCTGGGAGAGCGTCTTGGTGGTGAACAGCTTCTCGCCGCGCTCCAGCTCGCTGCGGGCGAGGTCCAGCCGGGCCTGCACGGAGGCAACCTGCGCT
The nucleotide sequence above comes from Xanthobacter flavus. Encoded proteins:
- a CDS encoding prolyl-tRNA synthetase associated domain-containing protein — translated: MTQKSDTPHTPDTLLAFLAQNDIPGTTYDHPPVHTVAESQALRGDIPGAHTKNLFLRDGKKTYFLLTLAEDTPVNLKALRGPLGAKGSLSFASPEALMEHLGILPGSVSLLALANDTDGRVRFAIDAALMRADLVGCHPLTNARTTVLTPDALRAFFRLTGHEAMEVEIPTAEEA
- the otnK gene encoding 3-oxo-tetronate kinase gives rise to the protein MPLTLGVIADDYTGASDLANTLSKEGVRTVQTIGVPDAALALPDADAVVVSLKSRSIPADEAVAVSLAACAWLKSRGASHILFKVCSTFDSTDAGNIGPVTDALRLATGAAIVPVTPAFPETGRTVYMGHLFVGDVPLNESPLKDHPLNPMTDSDLKRVLARQSAGRVGLVPLKDVAAGADAVSARLEHLALDGRTAAIVDAVFDRDLEAVGIAAAALPLSTGASGLGLGLARALIADGRVLRQASDGAALAAGIGGPAAVVAGSCSKATLEQIAIAEGQMPVLRLSAERLVTHPEAEVAAALDWAKARLASGPVLIAASGAPEQVAEVQARFGRHAAGVAIEHGTAAISEGLVAAGVRRLVLAGGETSGASVDRLKIPAFLVGPEIAPGVPLLRTEGQPGEPMVLALKSGNFGGPDFFAKALAMMGVAV
- the ppc gene encoding phosphoenolpyruvate carboxylase; the protein is MTGLARSSGVAPRAEDVKDQPLRDDIRLLGRILGDTVRDQEGGEVFDLVERIRQLSIRFHRDDDQAARDELGALLGALPADRSLDTIRAFSYFSHLANIAEDQHHIRRNRAHAIAGSAPRAGSLANAFSRAEQMGIGRAALADFFSGALMSPVLTAHPTEVRRKSTLNREMEIAAELDRRERVVPTPQEREEGEEILRRAVLTLWQTALLRRIKLTVLDEVANGLSYYDYTFLTEVPRLYCAIEDRLAEEGGELDLPSFLRIGSWIGGDRDGNPFVTAHVLKETVRLHRDRILAHYEEELVALGAELSLAQRLVSVSEALTELASRSPDRSQEHREEPYRLALAYVLERLRQTARKLRGEPLSAEGLAPYATAQEFRADLDVIDESLVANGSKVLARGRLRLLRRAADCFGFHLACIDLRQNSDVHERVIAELLEKAVPGTNYAGLDEEARIAVLLRELATPRPLASPFIAYSEETCSELDILREAATAHRALGREVIPNAIISKAEGVSDLLELALLLKEVGLVSSDGAGGLASAVNIIPLFETISDLKACAGVMDRAFAIPAYRKLVESRGAEQEVMLGYSDSNKDGGFVTSGWELYKAEIGLIEVFGAHKVRLRLFHGRGGSVGRGGGPSYDAILAQPGGAVNGQIRITEQGEIIASKYSNPDVGRRNLEILVSATLEASLLQPQYKAPRTEFLTAMEDISDTAFAAYRNLVYETEGFEDYFWSSTVINEIATLNIGSRPASRAKTRSIEKLRAIPWVFSWAQCRLMLPAWYGFGTAVEAFVARRPDYGLSFLKAMQHEWPFFRTLLSNMDMVLAKSSLAIASRYAELVPDVELRTAIFGRIRAEYELTLKHLLAIMDQQKLLEGNPLLDRSIRNRFPYLDPLNHLQVELLRQHRASPGDDQVLHGIQLSINGISAGLRNSG
- a CDS encoding efflux RND transporter periplasmic adaptor subunit, which produces MTAPNSAPNSAPNVTPPTPVSAADKPAAAKKSRLREALLLGTAALLAVFGVLYGLPKEGGAHADKPAAATAAPPAVPVSVATVEQREARLFDTFSGRLEAVERVEVRSRVAGAIKAVHFREGALVREGELLVSIDSETYEADVAEAEAQVASVQARLDLARSELERGEKLFTTKTLSQSTLDERLNGQRAAEAGLRAAQAKLAAAKLNLSYTKVRAPVSGRVGKSEITVGNLVAAGPGAPVLTTLVSVDPIYASFSADEGTVARALAGLGGGGDVADRLDQIPVLMTVAAGTPPVEGVMQLVDNQVDPRTGTVRVRARFANPDGRLLPGQFVRLEMGQPKAAPAVLVSERAVGTDQDKKFVFVVDGSNTAVWREVTLGAPVDGLRVVTNGLSAGERVVVNGLHRVRPGAAVTPEPVPMRVSEAATSTVR
- a CDS encoding efflux RND transporter permease subunit, with protein sequence MNLSRFFIDRPIFAGVLSVLIFLAGLIAMRAMPISEYPEVVPPQVVVRATYPGANPKVIAETVSTPLEESINGVEGMLYMSSQATTDGIMTLTVTFKLGTDPDKAQQLVQNRISQAEPRLPEEVRRLGVTTVKSSPDLTMVVHLISPNNRYDTTYLRNYAVLNVKDRLARIDGVGQVQLFGAGDYSMRIWLDPQKVAEHGLSAADVVREIRAQNVQAAAGVVGASPGAPGLDLQLSINAQGRLANEEEFANIVVKSGTNGEIVLLKDVARIELGASEYALRSLLNNTQAVAVPIFQAPGSNAIRIADDTRRVMEEIKENMPEGVDYSIVYDTTQFVRASIDAVVHTLLEAVALVVLVVIVFLQTWRASIIPLLAVPVSIVGTFAVMYVFGFSINALTLFGLVLAIGIVVDDAIVVVENVERNIEGGLSPREATYKAMREVSGPIIAIALVLIAVFVPLAFITGLTGQFYKQFALTIAISTVISAVNSLTLSPALSALLLKGHDAPKDRLTRVMDFAFGWFFRGFNKAFVRGSSAYGSVVRRTIGHKVLMLGLYIVLVALTGVLFKAVPPGFVPGQDKQYLVGFAQLPDGATLDRTEEVIRKMSDIALKEPGVKSAIAFPGLSINGFTNSSNSGIVFVGLDEFEARRDPGLNGNAIAMKLNGKFAGIPDAMIAMFPPPPVQGLGTIGGFKLQIEDRAGLGYAALDAATKAFLGAARQAPELAGLFSSYQVNVPQLFADIDRVKARQLNVAVTDVFETMQIYLGSSYVNDFNKFGRTYTVRVQADAPFRARAEDVGTLKVRSATGEMIPLSALLKVRSSAGPERAMRYNGFLSADVNGGAAPGFSSGEAQQVVERIAKETLPKGFSFEWTELTYQDILAGNSAVFVFPLAIFLVFLVLAAQYESLVLPLAIIMIVPTGLFAAMTGVWLAGGDNNVFTQIGLVVLVGLSAKNAILIVEFARELEFEGRTPVQAAIEASRLRLRPILMTSLAFIMGVVPLVTSIGAGAEMRQAMGTAVFAGMIGVTVFGIFLTPVFYVMLRGLAGNRPLTQHGHAPAGEEPAAHALQPGE